A single region of the Candidatus Poribacteria bacterium genome encodes:
- a CDS encoding GIY-YIG nuclease family protein: MARFTISKIKEVAEFLWWKGRITTSQKYLAEKFNLTEGQIDELRDTPEYQKEVEFLMLRQRSAEDFEKWVKNNYKQYGNMNNGFGKRMGIHRPEVVSEMVENVRKKHAAIASGQTEAPESIPDPDKNMNLNAEDTIGAGRNSVYLYYDQQKRDSAESKGKNIWECKIGMTIQELHTRIYQQAGTAFPAERLKIGLRIKIDKSKKMVEKIEGIIHDILKVRGKHIQEAPGTEWFLTNPAEVKKIYKCIEKT, from the coding sequence ATGGCTCGTTTTACTATTAGCAAGATAAAAGAAGTCGCGGAATTTTTATGGTGGAAAGGAAGAATTACAACTTCACAGAAGTATTTGGCCGAGAAGTTCAACCTCACAGAGGGGCAAATAGATGAACTTCGCGATACCCCCGAGTATCAGAAGGAAGTCGAGTTCTTAATGCTCAGGCAACGTTCCGCTGAAGATTTTGAGAAATGGGTTAAGAATAATTACAAGCAGTATGGCAATATGAATAATGGATTTGGCAAGCGTATGGGTATTCATCGGCCTGAAGTTGTGTCTGAGATGGTCGAGAATGTCCGCAAAAAGCATGCTGCGATAGCCTCCGGTCAAACTGAAGCTCCAGAGTCGATTCCAGATCCGGATAAAAATATGAACCTGAATGCTGAAGATACTATCGGGGCCGGTAGGAATTCAGTCTACCTTTACTATGACCAGCAGAAACGAGATAGTGCGGAATCCAAAGGTAAAAATATTTGGGAGTGCAAGATCGGTATGACTATCCAAGAACTACATACAAGAATTTACCAGCAAGCCGGCACAGCATTTCCAGCAGAAAGACTCAAGATTGGTCTCCGTATTAAAATTGATAAGTCTAAGAAGATGGTTGAGAAGATAGAAGGAATAATACATGATATTCTGAAGGTACGAGGGAAACACATACAGGAAGCACCCGGAACAGAATGGTTTCTGACGAATCCAGCTGAAGTCAAAAAAATTTATAAGTGCATTGAAAAAACGTAA